In the Cucumis sativus cultivar 9930 unplaced genomic scaffold, Cucumber_9930_V3 scaffold131, whole genome shotgun sequence genome, one interval contains:
- the LOC116405627 gene encoding uncharacterized protein LOC116405627 has translation MKIIKGKSKLMDKIEGKEVEEINVNDDKVELDIFKERALIKMTKEKEVVCESTSVLPMGMKLILIYVEKIMEKDSSITIPLPVGIFGISRKTSVLREDIIDLCNMNEVKTFTLVAYMTYLYSSVLGSKETIQYVFVDPSLTSVGHSQESRVRHLCSRLMVSKINEIVLAPFNPGGHWALLAINAYDDIVFYLDSLRTTSKSTIRYVTDTAIAMFQSQKNIKKSRKQTLWLTVKCPLQVGSIECGYYVMRYMREIVTRGSIVISDAIILTGRTTRGAS, from the exons atgaaaataatcaaagggAAGAGTAAGTTGATGGATAAAATCGAAGGGAAAGAGGTGGAGGAGATCAATGTAAATGACGACAAAGTAGAGTTGGACATCTTTAAG GAGAGAGCCttaataaaaatgactaaGGAAAAAGAGGTTGTCTGTGAATCGACGTCAGTTTTGCCAATGGGAATGAAGTTGATTCTCATATACGTTGAGAAGATAATGGAGAAAGATTCTAGTATCACTATTCCACTACCTGTTGGCATTTTTGGTATTAGTCGAAAGACTTCTGTTCTCCGAGAGGACATCATTGATCTTTGTAACATGAATGAGGTCAAAACATTTACATTGGTGGCCTATATGAC gtaCTTGTATTCATCTGTTCTTGGTTCGAAGGAAACTATACAGTATGTCTTTGTAGATCCATCCCTCACCTCTGTCGGACACTCGCAAGAATCTCGAGTTCGACACTTATGCAGTAGATTGATGGTCTCAAAGATTAACGAAATAGTTCTTGCTCCTTTTAATCCTGG ggGTCATTGGGCACTGCTGGCCATAAATGCATATGATGATATAGTATTTTACCTCGACTCACTAAGGACAACATCGAAGTCAACTATAAGATACGTCACCGACAC AGCAATAGCGATGTTTCAGTcacaaaagaacattaaaaaaagtagaaaacaaactttatggCTAACAGTAAAG TGTCCACTGCAAGTCGGAAGTATTGAGTGTGGATACTATGTGATGAGGTATATGAGAGAAATTGTGACTAGGGGAAGCATTGTCATATCCGATGCG ATCATACTCACAGGCAGAACTACACGAGGTGCGAGTTGA